A window of the Mesorhizobium sp. genome harbors these coding sequences:
- a CDS encoding YaiI/YqxD family protein yields the protein MSDPAGPTIYVDADACPVKDEVVKVAERHGLPVVFVANGGLRPSRDPMVRNIVVSGRFDAADDWIVDHAGPNDIAVTADVPLAARLVATGVQVIGPTGRPFTPDTIGMAVAMRNLGQHLRETGESKGYNASFTPRDRSAFLGALDQAVRRAKKTASS from the coding sequence ATGAGCGATCCTGCAGGTCCGACGATCTATGTCGACGCGGATGCCTGTCCGGTGAAGGATGAAGTGGTGAAGGTCGCCGAACGGCACGGCCTGCCGGTGGTGTTCGTCGCGAATGGTGGCCTGAGACCGTCGCGCGACCCGATGGTCCGCAACATCGTCGTTTCGGGACGATTCGACGCCGCCGACGACTGGATCGTCGACCACGCCGGGCCGAACGACATCGCCGTCACCGCCGACGTGCCGCTTGCCGCGCGGCTGGTGGCGACAGGGGTGCAGGTGATCGGGCCGACCGGGCGGCCGTTTACGCCGGATACGATCGGCATGGCCGTGGCAATGCGCAATCTCGGCCAGCATCTGCGCGAGACAGGCGAGAGCAAGGGATACAACGCGAGCTTCACGCCCCGCGACCGCTCAGCTTTCCTCGGCGCGCTCGACCAGGCGGTGCGCCGGGCGAAGAAGACGGCCTCTTCCTGA
- a CDS encoding helix-turn-helix transcriptional regulator: MAIIRTLRNEPPDADTLGGRMSRTRESKGLSIAHVARRVGVKPKTIQEWESDRSEPSVEHLKLIEGVLDVNLVWLLHGVGDAPADDIGPDPLLAIAAQLEKLQRMHADTGQIILRLQRELRRLAEERE, encoded by the coding sequence ATGGCTATCATCAGAACATTGCGGAACGAGCCGCCTGACGCGGATACGCTCGGCGGGCGTATGTCGCGCACGCGCGAATCGAAAGGCCTGTCGATCGCCCATGTCGCGCGCCGGGTCGGGGTGAAGCCGAAGACCATACAGGAATGGGAAAGCGACCGTTCCGAGCCGAGCGTCGAGCATCTGAAGCTCATCGAAGGCGTCCTCGACGTCAATCTCGTCTGGCTGCTGCACGGCGTCGGCGACGCGCCGGCCGACGACATCGGCCCCGACCCGCTGCTGGCGATCGCCGCCCAACTCGAAAAACTGCAGCGCATGCATGCCGACACCGGCCAGATCATCCTGCGCCTACAGCGCGAACTGCGCCGGCTGGCCGAAGAGCGCGAATAG
- the gcvT gene encoding glycine cleavage system aminomethyltransferase GcvT: MTDTGDLKRLPLEQLHVAAGARFGGFAGWSMPLTYPPGVMKEHLHTRAAAGLFDISHMKLFLVEGPGAADLLARMCPLDPEALDISQSKYTFFLTDKAGIIDDLIVTRLAPQRFMIVANAGNADVDEAHLRDVARSFDVTVDALDRVFLALQGPAAASIAAKAGLDISGLTFMHGLEPKPGWFMSRSGYTGEDGFEIAVPPEDGAALANSLLAGGEAMWIGLAARDSLRLEAGLCLHGQDITPEINPVDAGLMWAITKPVREAGGFVGARALADLTAQGPREKRVGLRPEGRQPVRAGAKLFDADGNPAGEVTSGGFGPSAEAPVAMGYVPTALAAPGTTLFAEVRGNRLPVAVHTLPFVPHRYFKG; the protein is encoded by the coding sequence ATGACCGATACGGGCGATCTCAAACGCCTTCCCCTCGAACAGCTGCATGTCGCGGCCGGCGCCCGCTTTGGCGGTTTTGCCGGTTGGTCGATGCCGCTGACCTATCCCCCCGGCGTGATGAAGGAGCACCTTCACACCCGCGCGGCGGCCGGGCTCTTCGACATTTCCCACATGAAGCTGTTCCTGGTCGAAGGACCAGGCGCGGCGGACCTGCTCGCCCGGATGTGCCCGCTCGATCCCGAAGCACTCGACATAAGCCAGTCGAAATACACGTTCTTTCTCACGGACAAGGCCGGGATCATCGACGACCTGATCGTGACGCGACTGGCGCCCCAGCGCTTCATGATTGTGGCAAATGCCGGAAATGCGGATGTCGACGAGGCGCATCTGCGCGACGTCGCACGCAGCTTCGACGTCACGGTCGATGCGCTCGACCGGGTGTTCCTTGCCCTCCAGGGGCCAGCGGCGGCCTCGATCGCGGCGAAGGCCGGGCTCGACATTTCCGGCCTCACCTTCATGCACGGTCTGGAGCCGAAGCCCGGCTGGTTCATGTCGCGCTCGGGCTATACCGGCGAAGACGGGTTCGAGATCGCCGTGCCGCCCGAGGACGGCGCAGCACTCGCCAACAGCCTGCTGGCTGGCGGCGAGGCGATGTGGATCGGGCTCGCCGCGCGCGACAGCCTCAGACTTGAAGCGGGGCTTTGCCTGCACGGCCAGGACATCACGCCCGAGATAAACCCTGTCGATGCAGGCCTGATGTGGGCGATCACGAAGCCGGTGCGTGAGGCGGGCGGTTTCGTGGGCGCCAGGGCACTGGCAGATCTGACCGCACAGGGACCGCGCGAAAAACGCGTCGGGCTCAGGCCAGAAGGCCGACAGCCGGTGCGCGCCGGCGCGAAGCTCTTCGACGCCGATGGGAATCCGGCCGGCGAAGTCACATCCGGCGGCTTCGGCCCGTCGGCCGAAGCGCCGGTCGCGATGGGCTATGTCCCAACCGCGCTGGCAGCGCCGGGCACCACGCTTTTCGCCGAAGTCCGCGGCAACCGCCTGCCGGTTGCCGTCCACACCCTTCCCTTCGTTCCTCACCGCTATTTCAAAGGCTGA
- the gcvH gene encoding glycine cleavage system protein GcvH, producing the protein MTVLFTQDHEWIRVDGDIATVGITNHAQEQLGDLVFVELPEVGRKVARGDAAVVVESVKAASDVYAPVDGEITQVNDAVSSDPALVNSGAEGDGWLWKMKLADPSQLSGLMDAKAYSAMIA; encoded by the coding sequence ATGACCGTCCTGTTTACCCAAGACCACGAATGGATCCGCGTCGACGGCGACATCGCCACAGTCGGCATCACCAACCACGCCCAGGAGCAGCTCGGCGACCTCGTCTTCGTCGAACTGCCCGAGGTCGGCCGCAAGGTCGCCAGGGGCGACGCGGCCGTCGTGGTCGAGTCGGTCAAGGCAGCCTCCGACGTCTATGCGCCGGTGGACGGCGAGATCACCCAGGTGAACGACGCCGTCAGCAGCGATCCCGCACTGGTCAATTCCGGCGCCGAGGGCGACGGCTGGCTGTGGAAGATGAAGCTCGCCGATCCGTCCCAGCTTTCCGGGCTGATGGATGCCAAAGCCTATTCCGCGATGATCGCCTGA
- the gcvP gene encoding aminomethyl-transferring glycine dehydrogenase translates to MTAPFVSRHIGPRARDEREMLKALGVPSLETLISQAVPRSIRLDRSLDLPAAASEAEALAELSAVMAGNKVLKSFVGQGFHGTFTPPVIQRNLFENPAWYTAYTPYQAEISQGRLEMLFNFQTLVAELTGLPVASASLLDEATAVAEAIGIAVRHHRDKRHRIAIAGALHPQTLDVVQTRAKPLGIEVGNTPVDAETAALIVPWPDTLGVYGDHRSEIAAAKAAGALVIAVADPLALVLLEAPASWGADIAVGSMQRFGVPMGYGGPHAAYCAVAEPLTRLMPGRIVGQSVDTKGRPGYRLALQTREQHIRRDKATSNICTAQALLANMSAAYAIWHGPEGLQAIAERTHALAARFAAAATSAGLVAVGKHFFDTVTVHTPGRAKAFAAAAEAGGRLVRALDNDRLSVAFDEMSTEDDLAALAAILGGKPPAASDGTLPPRRSMHGFMTQPVFHEHRSETEMMRLLRKLADKDLALDRAMIPLGSCTMKLNAAAEMAPVSWPTVAAMHPFAPRAHAAGYLRMISDLETWLGEITGFDAVSLQPNAGSQGEYAGLLAIRRYHESRGDTHRNVCLIPSSAHGTNPASAAMAGMKVVVVKCTDDGDIDVADLEARAGQHAGELAALMITYPSTHGVFEEGVKDICATIHRHGGQVYFDGANLNALVGLARPGDIGADVCHMNLHKTFCIPHGGGGPGVGPIGVKAHLAPFVPGHAASGSSHAVAAAPFGSASILPIVWMYIRMMGPDGLKKATEGAILNANFIAERLKDHYPVLYRGRNGRVAHECILDTRVLKDSAGIGVEDVAKRLIDYGFHAPTMSWPVAGTLMVEPTESEPKSEIDRFCEAMISIAKEAARIASGEWPKEDNPLVNAPHPAADALADDWSHAYARSVAAFPDGRADPASKYWPPVSRIDNVAGDRNLVCTCPPPTEYVDAAE, encoded by the coding sequence ATGACCGCACCCTTCGTTTCCCGACACATCGGCCCGCGGGCGCGGGACGAGCGCGAAATGCTGAAAGCCCTCGGCGTCCCTTCCCTCGAGACGCTGATTTCGCAGGCGGTGCCGCGCTCGATCCGTCTCGACCGGTCCCTCGATCTGCCGGCCGCGGCAAGCGAGGCGGAGGCGCTGGCCGAGCTATCGGCCGTCATGGCGGGCAACAAGGTGCTGAAGAGCTTCGTCGGCCAGGGCTTTCACGGCACATTCACCCCGCCCGTCATCCAGCGGAACCTGTTCGAAAACCCGGCCTGGTACACAGCCTATACGCCGTATCAGGCGGAGATCAGCCAGGGGCGGCTCGAGATGCTGTTCAACTTCCAGACGCTGGTCGCCGAGCTGACCGGTCTGCCGGTGGCCTCGGCGTCGCTGCTCGACGAAGCGACGGCAGTGGCCGAGGCGATCGGCATCGCGGTGCGCCACCACAGGGACAAGCGCCACAGGATCGCGATCGCGGGCGCGCTGCATCCGCAAACGCTGGATGTCGTGCAGACGCGTGCGAAGCCGCTCGGCATCGAGGTCGGCAACACACCGGTCGACGCGGAAACGGCGGCGCTGATCGTGCCCTGGCCCGACACGCTCGGTGTCTATGGCGATCATCGCAGCGAGATCGCGGCCGCCAAGGCGGCCGGCGCGCTGGTCATCGCTGTCGCCGACCCGCTGGCGCTTGTATTGCTCGAGGCGCCGGCCTCGTGGGGCGCCGACATCGCCGTCGGCTCGATGCAGCGCTTCGGCGTGCCGATGGGCTATGGCGGGCCGCACGCCGCCTATTGCGCGGTGGCCGAGCCGCTGACACGGCTAATGCCCGGCCGAATCGTCGGCCAATCGGTGGATACGAAGGGGCGGCCCGGCTACCGTCTGGCGCTGCAGACGCGCGAGCAGCATATCCGCCGCGACAAGGCGACCTCAAATATCTGCACTGCGCAGGCGCTGCTCGCCAACATGTCGGCGGCCTATGCCATCTGGCACGGACCGGAGGGGTTGCAGGCGATCGCCGAGCGCACCCATGCGCTCGCCGCGCGCTTCGCGGCGGCCGCGACCTCCGCGGGACTGGTGGCCGTCGGCAAGCATTTCTTCGATACCGTGACCGTACATACGCCGGGCCGCGCCAAGGCGTTCGCCGCGGCGGCGGAGGCGGGTGGGCGCCTTGTGCGAGCGCTCGACAACGACCGCCTCAGCGTCGCCTTCGATGAGATGTCGACGGAAGACGATCTGGCGGCGCTGGCCGCCATCCTCGGCGGCAAACCGCCGGCTGCCTCCGACGGGACGCTTCCGCCGCGCCGGAGCATGCACGGCTTCATGACCCAGCCGGTGTTCCACGAGCACCGCTCCGAGACAGAGATGATGCGTCTGCTGCGAAAGCTGGCGGACAAGGATCTGGCACTCGACCGGGCGATGATCCCGCTCGGTTCGTGCACGATGAAGCTCAACGCGGCGGCGGAGATGGCACCGGTCAGCTGGCCGACTGTCGCGGCCATGCATCCCTTTGCGCCGCGCGCACACGCGGCCGGCTATCTGCGGATGATTTCGGACCTGGAGACCTGGCTCGGCGAGATCACCGGCTTCGACGCCGTTTCCCTGCAGCCCAACGCCGGCAGCCAGGGCGAATATGCCGGGCTCCTGGCGATCCGGCGCTACCACGAGAGCCGGGGCGACACCCACCGGAACGTCTGCCTGATCCCCTCCTCCGCGCACGGCACCAATCCCGCGAGCGCCGCGATGGCGGGCATGAAGGTCGTGGTGGTGAAATGCACCGACGACGGCGACATCGACGTCGCCGACCTTGAGGCCAGAGCGGGGCAGCATGCCGGCGAGCTGGCTGCCCTGATGATCACCTATCCGTCAACGCATGGCGTGTTCGAGGAAGGCGTGAAGGACATCTGCGCGACGATCCACCGTCACGGCGGCCAGGTCTATTTTGACGGCGCCAACCTCAACGCGCTGGTCGGCCTCGCCCGGCCCGGCGACATCGGCGCCGACGTTTGCCATATGAACCTGCACAAGACCTTCTGCATTCCGCACGGCGGCGGCGGCCCGGGGGTCGGACCGATCGGCGTCAAGGCGCATCTCGCGCCCTTCGTACCCGGCCACGCCGCCTCTGGCTCCAGCCACGCAGTCGCCGCCGCTCCGTTCGGATCGGCCTCAATCCTGCCGATCGTCTGGATGTATATTCGCATGATGGGGCCGGACGGCTTGAAGAAGGCGACCGAGGGGGCCATCCTCAATGCCAACTTCATCGCCGAGCGGCTGAAGGACCATTATCCCGTGCTCTATCGCGGCCGCAACGGGCGTGTGGCGCACGAGTGCATCCTCGATACTCGTGTACTCAAGGACAGCGCCGGCATCGGTGTCGAGGACGTGGCCAAGCGGCTGATCGACTATGGGTTCCATGCGCCGACCATGTCCTGGCCGGTGGCCGGCACGCTGATGGTCGAACCGACCGAATCCGAGCCGAAGAGCGAGATCGACCGCTTCTGCGAGGCGATGATCTCGATTGCGAAGGAGGCCGCAAGGATCGCATCCGGCGAGTGGCCGAAGGAGGACAACCCGCTCGTCAACGCGCCGCACCCGGCGGCAGATGCGCTGGCCGACGACTGGTCGCATGCCTATGCGCGGTCCGTCGCGGCATTCCCGGACGGGCGCGCAGACCCGGCGTCGAAATACTGGCCGCCGGTGTCACGCATCGACAACGTGGCGGGCGACCGTAACCTCGTCTGCACCTGCCCGCCCCCGACGGAGTATGTCGACGCCGCGGAGTAG
- a CDS encoding type II toxin-antitoxin system Phd/YefM family antitoxin, giving the protein MRSWSISEARARISEVFDAALTDGPQRIERRDQDAVVVIPEAIWDTIVANYSDIADLVLSAPLEGGDVPPRRPARVLALDD; this is encoded by the coding sequence ATGCGCAGTTGGTCGATCAGCGAAGCGAGAGCGCGTATCTCGGAGGTCTTCGACGCGGCGTTGACGGATGGCCCTCAACGGATCGAGCGGCGCGACCAGGACGCGGTCGTGGTCATACCGGAAGCAATTTGGGATACGATCGTGGCCAATTACTCCGACATTGCCGACCTGGTTCTGAGTGCGCCGCTGGAGGGCGGCGATGTGCCGCCGCGACGGCCAGCGCGCGTGCTGGCGCTCGACGATTGA
- a CDS encoding PIN domain-containing protein has product MFVLDADVLSLTSPLSRIDEAIARPWREWVRRNREGIHFSAITIMEIRYGLENLIAKGTTERSKALRGWLLAAETVHARRILPVDTRIAHKAGELLHHAAMNGGKPSSEDALIAATAVCSGYRLVSRNGKHMKLFGIDWIDPLVDLPR; this is encoded by the coding sequence ATGTTTGTCCTCGATGCGGATGTCCTGTCGCTGACCAGCCCGCTGTCGAGGATCGACGAAGCGATCGCTCGCCCTTGGCGCGAGTGGGTGCGGCGCAATCGTGAAGGAATCCACTTCTCCGCAATCACGATCATGGAGATCAGATACGGCCTGGAAAACCTCATTGCGAAAGGTACGACCGAACGGTCGAAAGCCCTTCGTGGTTGGCTACTGGCTGCTGAAACTGTGCATGCGCGTCGGATTCTGCCGGTCGATACCCGCATCGCCCACAAAGCGGGAGAGCTTCTCCATCACGCCGCGATGAATGGAGGGAAGCCGAGCTCGGAGGACGCGCTGATTGCGGCTACCGCAGTTTGTTCAGGTTACAGGCTCGTGTCGCGCAACGGCAAGCATATGAAGCTGTTCGGAATCGACTGGATCGATCCGCTCGTCGACCTTCCGCGGTAA
- a CDS encoding tetratricopeptide repeat protein: MIGRKWGALAVLGAGMIVSGCQSAAIDTTETTAIAPMAKDISATDLEAGKAQFRQANYGLAEKHFRKAVELRADNAEAWMGLAASYDQLGRFDFADRAYDQLIKVAGRQPRIVNNMGYSKLLRGDKKAARRLLTEAQAALPGDIVVEANLNLLAKG; the protein is encoded by the coding sequence ATGATTGGCAGGAAATGGGGCGCGCTCGCCGTGCTGGGCGCCGGAATGATCGTGTCGGGCTGCCAGTCAGCGGCCATCGATACGACCGAGACGACGGCGATTGCACCGATGGCGAAGGACATCAGCGCCACCGACCTCGAGGCCGGCAAGGCGCAGTTCCGCCAGGCGAACTACGGTCTCGCCGAAAAGCACTTTCGCAAGGCGGTGGAGCTTCGCGCCGACAATGCCGAGGCCTGGATGGGACTCGCAGCTTCCTACGACCAGCTCGGCCGTTTCGATTTCGCCGACCGTGCCTACGACCAGCTGATCAAGGTCGCCGGCCGCCAGCCACGCATCGTCAACAACATGGGCTATTCGAAGCTTCTGCGCGGCGACAAGAAGGCCGCCCGCAGGCTGCTGACCGAGGCCCAGGCGGCCTTGCCGGGCGACATCGTCGTCGAGGCGAACCTGAATCTGCTGGCGAAGGGGTGA
- a CDS encoding type II secretion system F family protein has translation MLGISMSPLATLALALLLAGGGMAALWPLFAERSARGEIKRRLKVDSGLVEEEKPSTAAQRNREAVRDKALKTAHEFYAKSDPENVARLRLKLIQAGYMEPRAVGWFFLIRFAAFAVFAVAALILSIAYGEASSALNRWVFVIGTGGLAYFVPGFVLSQKIRTKMTEYRNGFPDFMDLMIVCSDAGMSMEAGIERVSRELGPTYPSLSENLRLVSIELRAGRSLDDALKSLGDRLSLDEVRSFATLLQQSKELGTSLSGALRVFSDEMRHKRMSYAEEKAHALPAKMSVPVTVCILPVVMMIAIIPIIVKISTGQ, from the coding sequence ATGCTCGGCATCTCCATGTCCCCGCTTGCGACCCTTGCCCTGGCGCTCCTTCTCGCGGGCGGCGGGATGGCGGCGCTCTGGCCGCTGTTTGCCGAGCGCTCCGCGCGCGGTGAGATCAAGCGCAGGCTGAAGGTCGATTCCGGCCTCGTCGAGGAGGAGAAGCCGTCGACGGCAGCGCAGCGCAACCGCGAGGCGGTGCGCGATAAGGCGCTGAAGACCGCCCACGAGTTCTACGCCAAGAGCGACCCTGAAAACGTCGCCAGATTGCGGCTGAAGCTGATCCAGGCCGGATACATGGAACCGCGGGCCGTCGGCTGGTTCTTCCTGATCCGCTTCGCCGCGTTCGCCGTCTTCGCGGTGGCGGCGCTGATTCTGAGCATTGCGTATGGCGAGGCTTCCTCCGCTCTCAATCGATGGGTGTTCGTCATCGGAACGGGTGGTCTTGCCTATTTCGTGCCGGGCTTCGTGTTGTCGCAGAAGATCCGGACGAAGATGACGGAATACCGCAACGGCTTTCCCGACTTCATGGATCTGATGATCGTCTGCTCCGATGCCGGCATGAGCATGGAAGCGGGCATCGAGCGTGTTTCGAGGGAGCTCGGGCCGACCTATCCATCGCTGTCCGAGAACCTAAGGCTCGTGTCGATCGAGCTGCGCGCGGGACGCAGTCTCGACGATGCGCTGAAGTCGCTGGGCGACCGTCTTTCGCTCGACGAGGTGCGCTCCTTCGCGACGCTTTTGCAGCAGTCGAAGGAACTCGGCACCAGCCTGTCGGGAGCGCTGCGCGTCTTCTCCGACGAGATGCGCCACAAGCGCATGTCCTATGCCGAAGAAAAGGCCCACGCGCTGCCCGCCAAGATGTCGGTGCCGGTCACCGTTTGCATCCTGCCCGTGGTGATGATGATCGCCATCATCCCGATTATCGTGAAGATCTCGACGGGGCAGTGA
- a CDS encoding type II secretion system F family protein → MFSPLLAVYAGVALSAIMVAEAVYLLHARRADRRNAINRRVRLQDQKLTQEQVLIQLRKERGVDDGAVFSLDGLRALRTQSGIATPLPRFLAYSSGAAFAAGIVAVWFGLPLIAGLGVSAVAALAFPVMALRLFRSRRHKMFGIQLPEALELITRSLKAGHPVPVAISMVAREMADPIGTEFGMVADEVTYGSDLVTALQNMFARVGHEDLPLFVTAVSIQTASGGNLREILDGLSQVIRERGKLRRKVRSISTEGRMSAYILTAVPILLACAMQVMMPEMYGSVMDEPLTWYLLSGTIFWLILGNAIMFKMSNFRF, encoded by the coding sequence ATGTTCTCGCCGCTGCTCGCCGTCTACGCAGGAGTGGCGTTGTCCGCGATCATGGTCGCTGAAGCCGTCTACCTCCTGCATGCCAGGCGGGCCGATCGGCGCAACGCGATCAACCGCCGCGTCAGGCTGCAGGACCAAAAGCTCACCCAGGAGCAAGTGCTGATCCAGCTGCGCAAGGAACGCGGCGTGGACGACGGCGCCGTCTTCTCGCTCGACGGGCTGCGCGCGCTGCGCACCCAGTCCGGCATCGCGACGCCCTTGCCGCGCTTCCTCGCCTATTCCTCGGGGGCGGCCTTCGCCGCCGGCATCGTCGCGGTCTGGTTCGGCCTGCCGCTGATCGCCGGCCTCGGCGTATCCGCGGTCGCGGCTCTTGCCTTCCCGGTCATGGCGCTGCGCCTCTTCCGCTCGCGCCGGCACAAGATGTTCGGCATCCAGCTGCCCGAGGCGCTGGAACTCATCACCCGCAGCCTGAAGGCCGGCCATCCGGTGCCCGTTGCGATTTCGATGGTGGCCCGGGAAATGGCTGACCCCATCGGCACCGAGTTCGGCATGGTCGCCGACGAGGTCACCTACGGCTCGGATCTGGTGACGGCGCTACAGAACATGTTCGCCCGGGTTGGCCATGAGGACCTGCCGCTCTTCGTCACCGCCGTGTCGATCCAGACCGCGTCGGGCGGCAATTTGCGCGAGATCCTCGACGGCTTGTCGCAGGTGATCCGCGAGCGCGGAAAGCTGCGCCGAAAGGTCCGGTCGATCTCGACCGAGGGCCGTATGTCGGCCTACATCCTCACCGCCGTGCCGATCCTGCTCGCCTGTGCGATGCAGGTGATGATGCCGGAAATGTACGGCAGCGTCATGGACGAACCGCTGACCTGGTATCTGCTGTCGGGCACGATCTTCTGGCTGATCCTCGGCAACGCGATCATGTTCAAGATGTCGAATTTCAGGTTCTGA
- a CDS encoding CpaF family protein has protein sequence MNSRFSALKNRPPQDARPAQPASEPHVAVIIPTTRKPHPKPAPQPAGDPAKAATSNRVADARVRIHRMLIEEINLVALERLPRDEMRRQVHEFVSQKTREERLAINVAELEALVDDIVDEMVGLGPLEPLLKDPDINDILINGHQNCFVERKGKLTQVHVPFKDEAHLLRIINKIVAAVGRRVDESQPMVDARMLDGSRFNAAIRPVGVDGPLVSIRKFSKNKLGLHKLVEFGALTQNMAEVLAAAVHARKTTIISGGTGTGKTTMLNALSAFIPEDERLITIEDAAELQLQQPHVARMETRPANIEGHGELKQRDLVKNALRMRPDRVILGECRGEEAFDMLQAMNTGHEGSMATIHANTPRDALSRLEQMLGMTGMPMTVQSIRSQIASALDVIVQLTRLSDGKRKVTSVAEVTGMEGDVIQMQEIFRFVRTGMDGDGKILGHYEATGIRPRFLEDLKAMGIEFPGRYFEPGRQD, from the coding sequence ATGAACAGCCGCTTCTCCGCCCTCAAGAACCGTCCGCCGCAGGACGCCCGGCCGGCGCAACCTGCGTCGGAACCCCACGTGGCGGTCATCATCCCGACAACGCGCAAGCCGCACCCCAAGCCCGCGCCGCAGCCGGCCGGCGATCCGGCGAAGGCGGCCACCTCGAACCGCGTGGCGGATGCGCGCGTGCGCATTCACCGCATGCTCATCGAGGAGATCAATCTCGTCGCGCTGGAGCGGCTGCCCAGGGACGAGATGCGCCGGCAGGTGCACGAGTTCGTCTCGCAGAAAACGCGCGAGGAGCGTCTCGCCATCAATGTCGCCGAACTAGAGGCGCTGGTCGACGACATCGTCGACGAGATGGTGGGTCTCGGTCCGCTGGAGCCGCTGCTCAAGGATCCGGACATCAACGACATCCTGATCAACGGGCATCAGAACTGCTTCGTCGAGCGCAAGGGCAAGCTGACGCAGGTCCACGTGCCGTTCAAGGACGAGGCGCATCTGTTGCGCATCATCAACAAGATCGTCGCCGCGGTCGGCCGCCGCGTCGACGAATCCCAGCCGATGGTCGACGCGCGCATGCTCGACGGCTCGCGCTTCAACGCCGCGATCCGCCCGGTCGGCGTCGACGGCCCGCTGGTCTCGATCCGCAAATTCTCCAAGAACAAGCTCGGCCTGCACAAGCTGGTCGAGTTCGGCGCGCTGACGCAGAATATGGCCGAGGTGTTGGCGGCGGCGGTCCATGCCCGCAAGACGACGATCATCTCCGGCGGCACCGGCACAGGCAAGACGACCATGCTCAACGCGCTGTCGGCCTTCATCCCCGAGGACGAGCGGCTGATCACTATCGAGGACGCCGCCGAGCTCCAGCTGCAGCAGCCGCATGTCGCACGCATGGAGACGCGGCCGGCCAACATCGAAGGTCATGGCGAACTGAAGCAGCGCGATCTCGTCAAGAACGCGCTGCGCATGCGCCCTGACCGCGTCATCCTTGGCGAGTGCCGCGGCGAGGAGGCGTTCGACATGCTGCAGGCGATGAACACCGGCCACGAAGGCTCGATGGCGACGATCCACGCCAACACGCCCCGCGACGCGCTGTCGCGCCTCGAACAGATGCTCGGCATGACCGGCATGCCAATGACGGTACAGTCCATCCGCAGCCAGATCGCCTCGGCGCTCGACGTGATCGTCCAGCTGACGCGGCTGTCAGACGGCAAGCGCAAGGTGACGAGCGTCGCCGAGGTAACCGGCATGGAGGGAGACGTCATCCAGATGCAGGAGATCTTCCGCTTCGTGCGGACCGGAATGGACGGCGACGGCAAGATCCTGGGCCATTACGAGGCGACGGGTATCCGGCCGCGCTTCCTCGAGGACCTGAAGGCGATGGGAATCGAGTTCCCGGGCCGGTATTTCGAGCCCGGAAGGCAGGACTGA